In one Pirellulales bacterium genomic region, the following are encoded:
- a CDS encoding SDR family oxidoreductase, translated as MKLSDKTALVTGGATGIGLGIAVALAQEGCRVAISGRREDKLREAAARFQGAPPLVYRPADVGDLKSVESLVAWATDELGPLDIVVNSAGVNVLRRTLVELSPDDWEQMMRINATGAFYCLHAVLPQMRERRDGLIVNISSIAGKRSSLLGGIGYTASKFAMTALGITAAREVAEYGIRITNIYPGEVDTPILEQRPKPVSAEHRARILKSEDVGAAVLMVACLPARAHVPELVIKPTSQDYF; from the coding sequence ATGAAACTCTCAGACAAGACGGCACTGGTCACAGGCGGGGCGACGGGCATCGGCTTAGGCATTGCCGTGGCGCTGGCGCAGGAGGGCTGCCGGGTGGCCATTTCGGGTCGCCGCGAAGACAAGTTGCGCGAAGCCGCCGCCCGCTTTCAGGGCGCGCCTCCGCTGGTGTACCGCCCGGCCGACGTCGGCGATTTGAAGAGCGTCGAGAGTCTCGTGGCGTGGGCCACCGATGAGCTCGGTCCGCTCGATATCGTCGTCAACAGTGCGGGCGTCAACGTGCTGCGCCGGACGCTGGTCGAACTTTCGCCCGACGACTGGGAACAAATGATGCGCATCAACGCCACGGGCGCCTTTTATTGCTTGCATGCGGTGCTGCCGCAAATGCGCGAGCGCCGCGACGGGTTGATCGTCAATATCTCGTCGATCGCCGGCAAACGGTCCAGCCTGCTGGGAGGCATCGGCTACACGGCGTCGAAGTTCGCCATGACCGCCTTGGGAATCACCGCCGCCCGCGAAGTGGCGGAATATGGCATCCGCATCACGAACATCTATCCCGGCGAGGTCGATACGCCCATCCTGGAGCAGCGTCCCAAGCCGGTCAGCGCCGAGCATCGTGCCCGCATTCTCAAGTCCGAAGACGTAGGGGCCGCCGTGCTGATGGTGGCCTGTCTGCCCGCGCGTGCCCACGTGCCGGAACTGGTCATCAAACCGACCAGCCAAGACTACTTCTAA